In Gloeocapsopsis sp. IPPAS B-1203, a genomic segment contains:
- a CDS encoding AI-2E family transporter, with translation MLEKAKYGGKIVRLGQWLGLLVFVISLYILWRIRQVVLLLFAAVVLATALNRIVRQMQQYHIKRGIAIAITVVILLSLIVGFFAVIVPRIIDQLQQLIGVLPQVSARIDTWVNWLQSRIPGAMFEFRVLENIPQQLQTWVARLLGNFFVFLNNSLTAILGVLLFLVLTIMLLANPSQYRRVFILAFPAFYRRRVNEILSETEESLVGWIKGTLIAMVVIGLVSFIGLSVLGVPLPLVNATLAGLLEFIPNVGPTLSVIPPVLLALLDAPWKAGAVILLYIAIQQFESLVLVPFIMKQEVDLMPVFTILAVVVFASLFGFLGLFLAIPLLIIVQIWFKEVLVKDIMNKWQEKK, from the coding sequence TAGGTCAATGGCTCGGCTTGCTTGTCTTTGTGATTTCTCTCTATATTCTGTGGCGAATTCGGCAAGTTGTTTTGTTGTTGTTTGCGGCTGTAGTCTTAGCAACAGCTTTAAACCGAATTGTGCGACAAATGCAGCAATATCATATTAAGCGTGGAATTGCGATCGCTATTACAGTTGTCATTTTACTATCACTCATTGTTGGATTTTTTGCAGTTATTGTGCCGCGTATTATCGATCAATTGCAACAACTGATTGGAGTCCTACCTCAAGTATCAGCCAGAATTGATACTTGGGTGAATTGGTTACAATCTAGAATCCCAGGAGCAATGTTTGAATTCCGTGTTTTAGAAAATATTCCACAACAGCTTCAAACCTGGGTAGCAAGGTTGTTAGGCAATTTTTTTGTCTTCCTCAACAACTCGCTTACTGCTATTTTGGGCGTATTACTATTCTTAGTTCTAACAATCATGCTATTAGCTAACCCTTCTCAATACCGACGAGTATTTATCCTTGCTTTTCCCGCTTTTTATCGACGCAGAGTTAACGAAATACTATCTGAAACTGAAGAATCTTTAGTTGGTTGGATTAAAGGTACTCTCATCGCAATGGTCGTTATCGGTTTAGTTTCTTTTATTGGGCTGTCAGTTTTGGGAGTACCGCTACCTTTAGTCAATGCTACTTTAGCTGGATTATTAGAATTTATTCCCAATGTAGGACCAACTTTGAGCGTCATTCCACCAGTGCTTCTTGCTCTGCTTGATGCTCCTTGGAAGGCAGGAGCAGTTATATTACTTTATATTGCAATTCAACAATTTGAAAGTTTAGTTTTGGTTCCTTTCATTATGAAGCAAGAAGTAGATCTGATGCCAGTTTTCACCATCTTAGCAGTCGTAGTTTTTGCTAGCTTGTTTGGTTTTTTAGGTTTATTTCTGGCAATTCCGCTATTAATTAT